The Manis javanica isolate MJ-LG chromosome 4, MJ_LKY, whole genome shotgun sequence genome contains a region encoding:
- the YPEL2 gene encoding protein yippee-like 2 isoform X2, with product MVKMTRSKTFQAYLPSCHRTYSCIHCRAHLANHDELISKARLFSGDKYRIPRIADHPAQPLSREQATGDPGTTSLGLHCTNAGHLYLTPLSCTPDIRCSVAPRGVAGRKPNLD from the exons ATGGTGAAGATGACGCGATCCAAGACCTTCCAGGCATATCTGCCCTCCTGCCATCGGACTTACAGCTGCATCCACTGCAGGGCCCACTTGGCCAATCATGATGAACTCATTTCCAAG GCCAGATTATTTTCTGGTGACAAATACAGAATTCCCAGAATTGCAGATCATCCAGCTCAGCCCCTCTCGAGGGAACAGGCCACAGGTGACCCAGGGACCACCAGCCTGGGGTTACACTGCACCAATGCCGGGCATCTCTACCTCACACCCCTCAGCTGCACCCCAG ACATTAGATGCAGCGTTGCTCCAAGAGGAGTGGCAGGGAGGAAGCCTAATTTGGACTGA